The Peribacillus simplex genome contains the following window.
GAGTATGCCTTACAAGGTCAGCAATTAGGTACGGCACATGCTGTAATGCAAGCGGAAAGCGTTTTATCCGATAAAAGTGGAACGACCCTTGTTATTTGCGGTGATACGCCTTTGATCAAAGCAGAAACGATGAAAGAGCTTATAGCATTGCATGAGCAGAGTCAGGCGAAAGCAACAATCTTAACAGCATATGCAGATAACCCTGCTGGCTATGGAAGGGTCCTTCGCGGTGGAGGCGGACTTGTAGAAAAAATCGTCGAGCATAAGGATGCCACTGATGAAGAAAAATATGTTAAGGAAATAAATACCGGAACATATTGCTTCGATAACCAAGCATTATTTAGCGCGCTGAAAAAAGTTTCAAATGAAAATGTCCAGGGAGAATATTACTTACCGGATGTTATTGAAATTTTAAAACAAGAAGGCGAAGTGGTGACGGCCTTCCAATCAAGTGACTTCGAGGAGACATTAGGTGTAAATGACCGAGTGGCTTTATCGCAGGCTGAGCAAATTTTACGGAAACGCATCAATGAATCGCATATGAGGAATGGCGTAACAATCATCGATCCTCTTACTACGTTCATTGAAGCGGATGTGCAGATCGGACAGGATACGGTCATTAACCCTGGGTCATGCATAAAAGGAAATAGTATTATCGGGCAGGATTGTTTGATTGGCCCGAATACAGAAATCAAAAATTGTGAAATTGGTGATGGAACGGAAATCCTCCAATCGGTTGTACACGAAAGCAGTATTGGAAGTTCTGTTAAAATCGGTCCTTTTGCACATGTTAGACCTCAATCAGAGATTCAGGATTCCGTTAAAATCGGTAATTTTGTAGAAATTAAAAAGACCGTTTTTGGCAAAGGAAGCAAGGCCTCCCATTTGAGTTATATTGGCGATGCAGAGGTTGGGGAGAATGTTAATATAGGCTGCGGATCTATTACCGTGAATTATGACGGGGAAAATAAACATTTGACGAAGATTGAAGACAATGTCTTCATAGGCTGCAATTCTAATCTTGTTGCACCTGTGACGATAGGAGAAGGAGCATATGTAGCTGCAGGGTCAACCATCACTCAAGATGTACCGCAGGAAGCTCTATCCGTTGCTCGGGCTCGTCAAGTTAATAAAGAAGATTATGTCAAGAAATTGAAATTTAATAAATAACCGACGGAGGTCAACATGTCAAATCAGTATTTAGATCCTAATTTAAAAGTATTCTCTTTAAATTCAAACTTCGATTTAGCTCAAGAAATTGCTGCTGCAATCGGTGTTGAGCTTGGAAAATGTAGCGTAACAAGTTTCAGTGACGGTGAAGTTCAGATTAATATTGAAGAAAGTATTCGTGGCTGTGACGTTTACGTAATCCAATCAACAAGTCAACCAGTCAATGAAAATTTAATGGAACTTTTAATTATGATCGATGCTCTTAAACGTGCTTCAGCTAAAACGATCAATATCGTAATGCCATATTACGGTTATGCCCGACAAGATCGTAAAGCGCGTGCGCGTGAACCAATTACAGCTAAACTAGTTGCTAATCTTTTAGAGACAGCTGGTGCCCACCGTGTAATTACATTAGATCTTCACGCGCCACAAATTCAAGGTTTCTTCGATATTCTGATTGATCACCTTGTAGCTGTTCCGATCTTAGCGGATTTCTTCAAAGAAAAAGATTTAAGTGATATCGTCATCGTTTCTCCTGATCATGGTGGTGTAACACGTGCACGTAAAATGGCAGATCGCCTAAAAGCACCGATTGCCATTATCGATAAGCGCCGCCCAAGACCGAACGTGGCTGAAGTCATGAACATCATAGGTAATATTGAAGGGAAGACAGCTATCCTGATTGATGACATCATCGATACTGCAGGTACTATTACACTAGCGGCCAATGCACTTGTAGAGAATGGTGCTAAAGCAGTTTATGCTTGTTGTACACACCCGGTCCTTTCAGGTCCTGCCATCGAAAGGATTCAAAATTCAACAATCAAGGAATTGGTCGTAACTAACTCGATTGCCCTATCCGAAGATAAGAAAATCGATAAAATTGTGGGACTTTCTGTAGCACCGTTGATTGCAGAGGCAATTATTCGTGTCCATGAGGAACAATCAGTCAGCACATTATTCGATTGATAACAATAAAGTAACCAAAACACGGCGGGCCTATGGGCTCGTCGTGTTTTGGTTCAAACCATTCTTTCGAAAATAATTAATTCATAGTTGAGTAGGTCATACAACTGAACGCCGACCGGACTACCGAAGGCCCCTTTTCAATTACCATTGAACATTAGGCGTTTTTTGCCCTACTGTCATATTGGTGAAGAAAAGGAGCCTTTTATTTTAGATAAATAGTTCAAGAAGGGTGTGAATGAAATGTGTGGCGAGCATCCTCATGCTGATATTAAGTGGATATGCGGGGGGAAAAAACAGTTCCAAAAAACGAAAGGGTCGGATAATGCCATTCGAATCGGTTATCATAAATTCGGGTCGTTAATCTTTAAAAATCAACAGGGGAACTGGAAGCGCATTTAAAACATATGGGATATACCGTCGATTGGACTCCAGCAGGACCCCGGCTACTTGAAACCTTGAATGTCCAGCCTGATTTTGGGCTTACAGGGGAGGCGCCACCGATATTTGGACAGGCAGCCAAAGCTTCACTTGTCTATATGGCTAAACAGCCAGCAAACCCTTCAGGAGAGGCTATCGTCGTGCAAAAGAATCACCCATTAAAAATATGAAAGATTAAGGGGAAGAAGGTTGGTTTAAATAAAGGCTTTGATGTTCGTCAAAAGCTTTGGAGGAAACTGCTCTCACCTCTGGGAATGCTTTGACGAGGATTGGCATCTAAAGCTGATTGAAGAACGATAGAGGAAAAAGGACTACTTGACTGCCTCGCTTGTTACAAATGCTGCAGAAGCCGTACTGCTTTTAAGACCTAGTCCTATTAATCGGAAAAGGGGTCATGAATAAGGAAATCAATCTGCCGAGACCACGGCAAAGGACAATATTCAAAAGGAGCTGCCCAAATACTTAACAGAGTCATGCAAGTTAGGGGTGAAATGGAAAACAAAGCGATTCACGCTTAAACCAAAAAAAAAGAATGAAAAAGTTTTTTGCAGGAAATTCCTTTGTTTACCATATGTTTATACTGTTATTGTAGCCTTCAGTTTCTATCTTTCATGTTTAATGCCTCGCCATTTAGGGAAATGTTAAATATAGAGAAACTTGTAATTTATAATTAGGAAGGCGGAGGATGTATGAGTAATTTATTAGCTGCAAAGGAACGTACGGATTTAAAACAGTCCAATTTAAGGAATTTGAGGGAAAGCGGCGAAATCCCTGCGATAGTATATGGCAATCAAAATGACAGTACAGCCATTTCGGTCAATAATATTGAACTTCAAAAGACAATAAAGGAAATAGGCCGTAATGGTATCATTTCTTTGGACTTGGAAGGAACGAGTTATAAAGTCATGCTCTCTGACTATCAAAAGGATCCTATAAAGAACTTCATTTATCATGCAGACTTTTTAATTGTAGATATGTCCGCTCAATTACAGGCACAAGTTCGCATTAACCTTGTCGGTGTTTGTAAAGGCGTTAAAGACGGTGGTGTCCTTCAGCAGTCTCTTCATGAAGTGACGGTGACGGCTAAACCTAATGACATTCCTGAATCCATCGACGTTGACGTTACCGAACTACAAGTAGGGGATACAATCTACATATCTGATATCGAAACGAATCAGCAAGTTACTATCGACAATGATGGTGAAGAAGTTGTTGCATCTGTTTTGGCTCCTCGTCAGGAAGAGGAAATAGGTACAGGTGAACAGCAAGATGGAGGTATCCCTGAAAATGCAGAGGGCAGGGAGACAAAAGCTTCACCAGAGTCATGATGCCGGGATTAAACAAGTGAATCATGATATAATAGGCGTAGCTCTTAATGAGTTACGTCTTTTCAATCTCTGGATGCGTTTATTCAAACTGTGCCATTTTTAGGGATTGATTCCTTTAATTAGGGTTTATTTCTAATTAGTTCTCCGGTCGCTTGCAGTCCAGCTTGAAATTAGGGTACTATTTTTCTAAGGTCAATGATCTTGGAAAAAACTTCGTCCCAACGTAACTCCCTAAATAACCGTAATGACGGAGTGTGAATCATGAAAATTATTGTAGGGTTAGGGAACCCAGGTAAACAATACGAAAAAACCCGGCATAACGTCGGATTTGAAGTAATAGATGAGTTATCCAGAAAATGGTCGATCCCACTTGACCAAGCAAAACATAAGGGGATCTATGGTGTGGGAATGGTAAAGGGAGAGAAAGTTTTATTGCTTAAACCCTTAACCTACATGAATTTATCAGGAGAATCCATTTCGGCAGTCATGCATTTCTTTAAGGTGGATATCGCGGATGTAGTCATTATATATGATGACCTTGATTTGCCTCCAGGGAAGCTTCGCCTTCGTCAAAAAGGAAGTGCAGGCGGTCATAATGGGATAAAATCTTCAATTGCCCATTTGGGTACCCAAGAATTCAATCGAATCAGAATAGGCATTGGCCGCCCGATAGGCCGTATTCCAGTACCTGATTATGTATTAGGGCGTTTTACTCCTGAGGAATGGGATCATGTAGGGGCAACAATCGAAAAAAGCGCAGCTTCTTGTGAAGCCTGGATGGAAAAACCATTTATACAGGTCATGAACGAATATAACCAATAGGCAAAGAGTAGATATAAGTAAAGAATAATTCTTCCTGTTTCGCTGAATAAATCCCCTCTACTTTTGTACATACTAACACTATTACTTAAATAGGGGGTTACGAAATGGCTCTCCA
Protein-coding sequences here:
- a CDS encoding ribose-phosphate diphosphokinase — translated: MSNQYLDPNLKVFSLNSNFDLAQEIAAAIGVELGKCSVTSFSDGEVQINIEESIRGCDVYVIQSTSQPVNENLMELLIMIDALKRASAKTINIVMPYYGYARQDRKARAREPITAKLVANLLETAGAHRVITLDLHAPQIQGFFDILIDHLVAVPILADFFKEKDLSDIVIVSPDHGGVTRARKMADRLKAPIAIIDKRRPRPNVAEVMNIIGNIEGKTAILIDDIIDTAGTITLAANALVENGAKAVYACCTHPVLSGPAIERIQNSTIKELVVTNSIALSEDKKIDKIVGLSVAPLIAEAIIRVHEEQSVSTLFD
- a CDS encoding 50S ribosomal protein L25/general stress protein Ctc → MSNLLAAKERTDLKQSNLRNLRESGEIPAIVYGNQNDSTAISVNNIELQKTIKEIGRNGIISLDLEGTSYKVMLSDYQKDPIKNFIYHADFLIVDMSAQLQAQVRINLVGVCKGVKDGGVLQQSLHEVTVTAKPNDIPESIDVDVTELQVGDTIYISDIETNQQVTIDNDGEEVVASVLAPRQEEEIGTGEQQDGGIPENAEGRETKASPES
- the pth gene encoding aminoacyl-tRNA hydrolase, whose product is MKIIVGLGNPGKQYEKTRHNVGFEVIDELSRKWSIPLDQAKHKGIYGVGMVKGEKVLLLKPLTYMNLSGESISAVMHFFKVDIADVVIIYDDLDLPPGKLRLRQKGSAGGHNGIKSSIAHLGTQEFNRIRIGIGRPIGRIPVPDYVLGRFTPEEWDHVGATIEKSAASCEAWMEKPFIQVMNEYNQ
- the glmU gene encoding bifunctional UDP-N-acetylglucosamine diphosphorylase/glucosamine-1-phosphate N-acetyltransferase GlmU, which translates into the protein MSNRYAIILAAGQGTRMKSKLYKVLHPVCGKPMVQHVIDQVNQLQIEDIVTVIGHGAEKVQEQLGDSCEYALQGQQLGTAHAVMQAESVLSDKSGTTLVICGDTPLIKAETMKELIALHEQSQAKATILTAYADNPAGYGRVLRGGGGLVEKIVEHKDATDEEKYVKEINTGTYCFDNQALFSALKKVSNENVQGEYYLPDVIEILKQEGEVVTAFQSSDFEETLGVNDRVALSQAEQILRKRINESHMRNGVTIIDPLTTFIEADVQIGQDTVINPGSCIKGNSIIGQDCLIGPNTEIKNCEIGDGTEILQSVVHESSIGSSVKIGPFAHVRPQSEIQDSVKIGNFVEIKKTVFGKGSKASHLSYIGDAEVGENVNIGCGSITVNYDGENKHLTKIEDNVFIGCNSNLVAPVTIGEGAYVAAGSTITQDVPQEALSVARARQVNKEDYVKKLKFNK